A region of Larimichthys crocea isolate SSNF chromosome X, L_crocea_2.0, whole genome shotgun sequence DNA encodes the following proteins:
- the LOC104921164 gene encoding GTP-binding protein Rhes: MHLPGLRQYHTRSDQTSMSLSGRPNTVRLVFLGAAGVGKSSLIHRFLHNRFEHKYTRTVEELHVLEYDTAGSGKMRLEILDTSGSYPFPAMRELCIRHSDAFALVYAVDDPGSLEEVRRLRDEILELRGCKGAPITVVGSKADLTETEGRVLLTANVMATVEGEWDANFVEASARTGANTVGVFRALLQQVNLPHRLSPAVWRRSNTMPRPAVKKRPPLKKNNSCVLS; this comes from the coding sequence ATGCATTTACCTGGACTCAGACAGTATCAcaccagatcagatcagaccaGTATGTCTCTGTCAGGACGTCCCAACACGGTCCGGCTGGTGTTCCTTGGTGCAGCCGGGGTCGGTAAGAGCTCGCTCATCCACCGTTTCCTCCACAACCGCTTCGAGCACAAATACACGCGCACAGTGGAGGAGCTTCACGTGCTGGAGTACGACACTGCGGGGTCTGGGAAGATGCGTCTGGAGATCCTGGACACGAGCGGGAGCTACCCCTTCCCGGCCATGCGGGAGCTCTGCATCCGACACAGTGACGCATTCGCCCTCGTGTACGCGGTGGACGACCCCGGGTCCCTCGAGGAGGTGCGACGGCTCCGCGACGAGATCCTGGAGCTGCGGGGCTGTAAGGGCGCCCCCATCACCGTGGTTGGCAGCAAGGCAGACCTGACCGAGACCGAGGGTCGTGTGCTGCTGACTGCAAATGTCATGGCCACGGTGGAGGGTGAGTGGGACGCCAACTTCGTGGAGGCGTCCGCGCGCACCGGTGCCAACACGGTGGGAGTGTTTCGCGCGCTGCTGCAACAGGTGAACCTGCCGCACCGGCTGAGCCCCGCGGTGTGGAGGCGCAGCAACACCATGCCCAGACCAGCTGTGAAGAAAAGACCACCACTGAAGAAGAACAACAGCTGTGTCCTGTCatag
- the plk1 gene encoding serine/threonine-protein kinase PLK1, translating to MSAAIAKPTNPSAHVDPKSAPLKEIPDVLVDPRTMRRYARGRFLGKGGFAKCYEITDLETKQVFAGKIVPKSLILKQHQREKMTSEIAIHKSLNHANVVGFHGFFEDDDFVFVVLEICRRRSLLELHKRRKAVTEPEARYYMTQLLKGVQYLHNNRVIHRDLKLGNIFLNDDMEVKIGDFGLATKIEFDGERKKTLCGTPNYIAPEVLCKKGHSYEVDVWSLGCILYTLLVGKPPFETSCLKETYNRIKKNNYTVPWHINPAASALIKRMLHADPAQRPTIGELQADEFFTSGYIPLRLPTTCLTVPPRFSIAPSTAMEHNQRRPLTAINNKAGTEKVDLKDEPVQRDSEPAENNLKDMLHQLNSIIAAKPSEKAVICQEEAEDPACIPIFWISKWVDYSDKYGLGYQLCDNSVGVLFNDYTRLIMYADGDSLQYIDKTAAESYLSVRSYPATLNKKITLLKYFRNYMSEHLLKAGANIARREGDELARLPYLSLWFRTKSAIVLHLTNGTVQINFFQDHTKLILCPLMGAVTYIDEKRDFRTYKLSLLEEFGCSKELASRIRYAKLMVEKLLDSKPSPAAH from the exons ATGAGTGCAGCTATCGCGAAGCCGACGAACCCGTCGGCACATGTCGACCCGAAATCAGCTCCTCTGAAAGAAATCCCAGACGTCCTGGTTGACCCACGCACCATGAGAAGATACGCCCGGGGACGATTCCTCGGGAAAGGTGGCTTCGCCAAATGCTACGAGATCACAGACCTCGAAACGAAGCAGGTCTTCGCCGGAAAAATCGTGCCCAAGTCGCTGATCCTGAAGCAGCACCAGAGGGAGAAGATGACCTCTGAAATAGCCATTCACAAGAGTCTCAACCACGCCAACGTCGTCGGGTTTCACGGCTTCTTCGAGGACGACGACTTCGTCTTTGTCGTCCTGGAAATCTGCAGGAGAAGG TCTTTGCTGGAGCTGCACAAGCGTCGTAAGGCTGTGACTGAGCCCGAGGCTCGCTACTACATGACACAGCTGCTCAAGGGTGTCCAGTACCTGCACAACAACAGAGTCATCCACAGAGACTTGAAACTGGGAAACATCTTCCTTAACGATGACATGGAGGTCAAAATAG GGGACTTTGGTTTGGCCACCAAGATCGAGTTTGACGGCGAGAGGAAGAAGACCCTGTGTGGAACGCCCAACTACATTGCGCCTGAAGTGCTGTGCAAGAAGGGCCACAGCTATGAAGTGGACGTCTGGTCACTTGGGTGCATATT GTACACTTTGTTGGTGGGTAAACCTCCATTCGAGACCTCCTGTCTGAAGGAAACCTACAACCGGATCAAGAAAAACAACTACACTGTGCCCTGG CACATCAACCCGGCAGCGTCCGCCCTCATCAAGCGAATGCTGCATGCTGATCCAGCCCAGAGGCCCACCATCGGTGAACTGCAAGCTGACGAGTTCTTCACATCCGGCTACATCCCCCTACGCCTGCCCACTACTTGCCTCACTGTGCCTCCGAGGTTCTCCATCGCCCCCTCCACAGCTATGGAGCACAACCAGAGACGCCCACTGACTGCTATTAACAACAAAG CAGGGACAGAGAAGGTGGACTTGAAAGACGAGCCTGTGCAAag GGACTCCGAGCCTGCAGAGAACAACCTGAAAGACATGCTGCATCAGCTCAACAGTATCATTGCTGCCAAGCCCTCGGAGAAGGCCGTCATCTGTCAAG aAGAGGCAGAGGATCCTGCATGTATTCCCATCTTCTGGATCAGCAAATGGGTTGACTACTCTGACAAATATGGACTGG GGTACCAGCTCTGTGACAACAGTGTCGGGGTGCTGTTCAACGATTACACGCGTCTGATCATGTACGCTGACGGAGACAGTCTGCAGTACATCGACAAGACGGCAGCTGAATCCTACCTCAGCGTGCGCTCCTACCCTGCAACTCTCAACAAGAAG ATAACATTGCTGAAATATTTCCGCAATTACATGAGCGAGCACCTGCTGAAGGCCGGCGCGAACATTGCACGGCGGGAAGGAGACGAGCTGGCACGACTGCCTTACCTCTCCCTCTGGTTCAGAACCAAGAGCGCAATCGTCCTGCACCTTACCAACGGCACCGTTCAGATCAACTTCTTCCAG gaCCACACCAAGCTGATCCTGTGTCCACTGATGGGTGCAGTGACCTACATCGACGAGAAGCGAGACTTCCGCACCTACAAGCTGTCTCTGCTGGAGGAGTTCGGCTGCAGTAAGGAGCTTGCCAGCCGCATCCGCTACGCCAAGCTCATGGTGGAGAAACTGCTGGACAGCAAGCCTTCCCCCGCTGCACATTAG
- the palb2 gene encoding partner and localizer of BRCA2, whose product MNCEEQLRSTLHCDDKDKLRRKLVLLQREYLRTAQRLQRAERSEAVRKRVRSGITPQKHEDQRNPEITSNTCVNPSSLTLHTNTNGTPSGVLQCQAPTGGPADPETSIKNQVNRFLLSSDAACPQTPDSSHDAARDHRPRSALRLRSRRSRLLLEKRIAEAGRSSDKSQEGREQSEKMETARIEESVDKRVGTEGTEVVNESEELFTSSELESPSLLLTHWNTCGQTETGIIEGKEIQGGQEEREKETELKAGGKEESELTHSEVRGQDGGSENSGQRDGKLCEDSSNKKIEQNAAEKLEESHNDTVEINKENSEMVGGEQNVKGGSLLDSCTLVEGLLFPAEYYVRTTRRMTSSQSQPDMQAVILSQLNVGRQRRSRGRGRGLNRNARNHRHSDQQSQTDFSSLTSPSVGRKMESQVTDTSELNSQSTGEVSDQISACQIDTDARFTPTATTARPGRGRGRRRGRGRGRPQTPRCSLSLDTHLVGLKQTSDDHQPTSSPVSSFPADGPKPCFTPGEADPVPDNPELASTLSTATQPSSGGNGAQSSSASGHQVYPIFLKNSNITNRSTQMSRGTESWRSLLLPSSSPAQTPLLPLPSLSLGSLMNNLINFDIPQDFHLPDDQFASLKLHKLRQVAVESGVEHFTSPSYNTRRSVRCSVTCISGSDPVTPLSLPLSLTPTIANSPQPTESKQAATQSVDVQNVSMEHTLKGKLISQSLTEESCDREIPAEQQCQTNTTLTESVPVAQDCAADCLDQYKEKDNVDLNTHSESSVSARNTHRSTNRSVKPQPHLSSADRVNDSDEPKIKSPVISSEEQTDCRGVVHPSEDQRSINHQAQDKAVIKTLSFDCSLQKSPEELLNRSTAVRSCDDSEVVDESPVQHVNVKSPAKDSKVSSEPTTSPLRENKSQDKCLPHHRVQSQLLLSPPLASAPSSFIDPHLHPSLGATPHPGPPALPLTSSPTAPVLILPPPHSPSTQALSPPALSPCPSLASLPPSQPLTSPAGQIQASCELSRRVGSASCPTVSSIQPQGSGGQVGLITEETAEEHMMRCTHTLKAPAGGCLVDACCLPGSSGGLCVAAAGKWAVCLWSQTSASDWNLRHTWAFNEPVINVFPVPDAAGLICVTLGQLEIREVRMLSCSSLLQVLLCEGVVQAAVGVSKSRVVTSAHSASGSTLQVFTLSDSGSTPCPQPLVSPGVCVGALTLVDGLSDALIGTDEDRCLFIWNLKTGQLLRRIILGDSLSHTACLRGYSYCGVLFVLLQHQSLTPLEGEDREATAKDQVFLEEEVERKKTVLFSLLAINPLSGKSALATQLYPPKAWSGRLCEADVNSCSVVGLSQSGCVCVWELGHRVAPRMVWAPESEGWQLARWGGGGTLVTGHHNGDVTLHCSSTSQTSLCHLFKDS is encoded by the exons ATGAACTGTGAGGAGCAGCTGAGGAGCACACTGCACTGCGACGACAAGGACAAG CTCCGCAGGAAGTTGGTGCTGTTACAAAGAGAGTACCTGAGGACAGCCCAGAGACTACAG CGTGCTGAGCGTTCAGAAGCAGTGCGGAAACGCGTGAGGAGCGGGATCACACCGCAGAAACACGAAGACCAGAGAAATCCAGAGATCACATCCAACACCTGTGTCAATCCATCTTCACTTACGCTGCACACCAACACTAATGGGACACCCTCAGGTGTACTGCAGTGCCAGGCACCCACTGGAG GTCCAGCAGATCCTGAGACCTCCATCAAAAACCAGGTGAATAGGTTTCTGCTCTCCTCTGATGCCGCTTGCCCACAAACTCCAGATTCCAGCCATGACGCAGCTAGAGATCACAGACCCAGGTCAGCCCTGCGCCTCAGGTCTCGACGCAGCCGTCTGCTCTTGGAGAAGAGGATTGCTGAGGCCGGCAGGAGTTCGGACAAGAGTCAGGAAGGACGGGAGCAGAGTGAAAAGATGGAGACTGCCAGAATAGAAGAAAGTGTCGACAAGAGAGTCGGAACAGAGGGAACAGAGGTTGTGAATGAAAGTGAAGAGCTATTTACTAGTTCAGAGCTGGAgtctccttctctgctgcttaCACACTGGAACACTTGTGGACAAACTGAAACAGGAATTATTGAGGGGAAAGAGATACAAGGAGgtcaagaagaaagagaaaaagagactgaGCTAAAAGCTGGAGGGAAAGAAGAATCGGAGTTAACACACAGTGAAGTAAGGGGACAAGATGGAGGAAGTGAGAATAGTGGACAAAGGGATGGGAAGCTGTGTGAAGACAGCAGTAATAAAAAGATTGAACAAAATGCAGCTGAGAAATTAGAAGAAAGTCACAATGATACGGTTGAAATAAACaaggaaaacagtgaaatggTTGGAGGAGAGCAAAATGTAAAAGGTGGGAGTCTCCTGGACTCCTGTACCCTTGTGGAGGGACTACTTTTCCCTGCAGAGTACTACGTCCGAACCACAAGACGTATGACATCTTCACAGAGCCAGCCTGACATGCAGGCCGTCATACTCTCTCAGCTGAACGTAGGACGACAACGCAGGAGCCGCGGCCGTGGCAGAGGATTGAACAGAAACGCACGCAACCACCGACATTCAGATCAACAATCTCAGACAGATTTCTCCTCACTTACATCGCCATCTGTAGGACGTAAGATGGAATCGCAGGTTACTGACACATCCGAGCTGAACAGTCAGAGCACCGGTGAAGTTTCAGATCAAATCTCAGCTTGTCAGATTGACACAGATGCTCGTTTTACTCCGACAGCCACCACAGCTCGTCCAGGAAGAGgtagagggaggagaagaggaaggggaagaggGAGACCTCAGACACCTCGATGCTCTCTTAGTCTAGACACCCATCTAGTAGGCCTTAAACAAACCTCAGACGATCACCAGCCCACCAGCTCCCCGGTATCTTCCTTCCCCGCTGACGGACCAAAGCCCTGCTTCACtccaggagaagctgatccagtGCCAGACAACCCCGAGCTTGCATCCACCCTCAGCACAGCTACGCAGCCTTCTTCTGGAGGTAATGGAGCTCAGTCCAGCTCTGCCTCCGGTCATCAGGTCTATCCCATTTTTCTGAAGAACAGCAACATAACTAACAGATCCACACAGATGAGCAGAG GCACAGAAAGCTGGCGGTCTCTCCTCTTGCCGTCCTCTTCACCTGCCCAaactcctctgcttcctctcccctctctgtccctGGGCTCGCTGATGAACAACCTGATAAACTTTGACATCCCGCAAGACTTCCATCTCCCCGATGACCAGTTCGCTTCCCTGAAGCTGCACAAGCTCCGACAAGTCGCTGTGGAATCAGGAGTTGAACATTTCACATCTCCGTCTTACAACACACGCAGGAGCGTCCGCTGCTCTGTCACTTGTATTAGCGGCAGTGACCCAGTGACGCCTCTTTCACTACCGCTCAGCCTCACGCCCACTATCGCAAATTCACCCCAGCCCACTGAATCAAAACAAGCTGCTACACAGTCCGTAGACGTCCAAAATGTGTCGATGGAACACACACTTAAAGGTAAATTGATAAGCCAGTCCTTAACTGAAGAGTCGTGTGACAGAGAAATCcctgcagagcagcagtgtcAGACTAACACCACCTTGACAGAATCTGTGCCAGTGGCTCAAGATTGTGCGGCTGACTGTCTTGATCAATATAAAGAGAAAGATAACGTGGATCTGAATACTCATAGTGAGAGTAGCGTCTCggccagaaacacacacagatctacCAATCGATCTGTCAAACCACAGCCTCAcctcagctctgcagacagagtgAATGACTCAGATGAACCGAAAATAAAGTCTCCTGTTATTTCAtcagaagaacaaacagattGTCGTGGTGTAGTCCATCCATCAGAGGATCAGAGGTCTATAAATCACCAAGCACAAGACAAAGCTGTCATCAAGACTCTTTCCTTTGATTGCTCTCTGCAGAAAAGCCCAGAGGAGCTTTTAAACCGCAGCACTGCTGTGCGGTCATGTGATGACAGTGAAGTTGTAGATGAGTCTCCTGTGCAGCACGTGAATGTGAAATCTCCTGCCAAAGATTCAAAGGTATCCTCTGAACCTACCACGAGTCCgctcagagaaaataaaagccagGACAAGTGTTTACCGCACCACAGAGTCCAGTCCCAGCTCCTGTTGAGCCCTCCTCTGGCATCAGCACCCAGCTCTTTCATAGACCCACACCTGCACCCATCACTAGGAGCTACCCCTCACCCTGGTCCTCCTGCCCTCCCTCTGACCTCCTCTCCCACCGCCCCAGTGCTCATCCTGCCTCCCCCTCATAGCCCGTCTACCCAGGCCCTCTcccctccagctctctctccatGTCCATCCCTCGCTTCTCTTCCTCCTAGCCAGCCTCTCACCTCCCCCGCCGGTCAAATCCAGGCTTCATGCGAGCTGTCCCGGAGGGTCGGGTCTGCCAGCTGCCCAACTGTCTCCAGCATCCAGCCTCAGGGCTCAGGTGGGCAGGTGGGCCTGATAACAGAGGAGACAGCGGAGGAACACATGatgagatgcacacacacactgaag gcccCGGCAGGAGGCTGTCTGGTGGATGCGTGCTGTCTGCCTGGATCGTCCGGTGGTTTGTGTGTCGCAGCAGCTGGAAAATGGGCAGTGTGTCTGTGGAGTCAGACTTCAGCTTCTGATTGGAACTTAAGACACACCTGGGCCTTCAATGAG CCAGTGATCAATGTGTTTCCTGTCCCGGATGCTGCTGGGCTCATTTGTGTGACTCTGGGTCAATTAGAAATCAGAGAAGTGAG GATGCTGTCGTGCTCCAGCCTCCTGCAAGTGCTGCTCTGCGAGGGCGTTGTCCAGGCTGCTGTGGGCGTCTCCAAATCAAGAGTGGTTACCTCGGCTCACTCAGCATCTGGTTCCACCCTGCAGGTGTTCACACTGTCTGACAGTGGCAG cacaCCGTGCCCTCAGCCTCTCGTGTCTCCTGGTGTTTGTGTCGGGGCCCTCACTCTAGTGGACGGACTCTCAGACGCTCTGATCGGCACTGATGAGGACAGATGCCTCTTTATCTG gaATCTAAAGACTGGACAGCTGCTGCGGAGAATCATCCTTGGAGATAGTTTATCGCACACCGCCTGTCTCAGGGGATACTCCTACTGC GGAGTGTTATTTGTCCTGCTGCAGCATCAGTCGCTCACCCCCCTGGAGGGAGAAGATCGAGAGGCCACGGCAAAAGATCAAGTGtttttggaggaggaggtggaaaggAAGAAGACCGTCCTGTTCTCCTTACTCGCCATTAACCCTCTGAGTGGGAAATCTGCTCTGGCTACTCAGCTGTATCCACCCAAAGCTTGGTCTGGCAG actcTGTGAAGCCGACGTTAACAGCTGCAGCGTAGTCGGCCTGAGTCAGAgcggttgtgtgtgtgtgtgggagctcGGACATCGAGTGGCCCCGAGGATGGTGTGGGCTCCTGAGAGTGAAGGCTGGCAGCTGGCACGATGGGGCGGAGGAGGTACGCTCGTGACTGGACATCACAACGGAGACGTCACtttacactgcagcagcacGAGTCAGACTTCACTCTGCCACCTATTTAAAGATTCTTGA
- the LOC104921166 gene encoding retinol dehydrogenase 8-like, protein MLPKQITIKVNLIYAPLSSLFPLSFCWFTVIATMRDLKRKDKLVEAAGEAYGNTLSLAVLDVCSDESVKQCINGIEDRRVDILINNAGVGLVGPVESIPIEDMQKVFETNFFGVVRLIKEVMPDMKKRKEGHIIVVTSVMGLQGVVFNDVYTASKFAIEGFCESLAVQLLRFNIRLSMIEPGPVHTEFEGKMIQEVMQKEYPGTDPDTLYQFKTIYLQSAINIFEIMGQTPDVIARCIKKVIEASTPRFHNLTNPLYMPIIAMKYADETGTLSVQGFYHMFYSLGPLLNVTAAVMRFSSFLKRRTVSPD, encoded by the exons ATGCTGCCAAAGCaaatcacaataaaagtcaaCCTCATCTACGCTCCTCTCAGTTCTTtgtttcccctctctttctgctGGTTCACAGTCATAGCAACAATGCGTGATCTGAAACGTAAAGATAAGCTGGTGGAGGCTGCCGGGGAGGCGTATGGGAACACTCTTTCTCTGGCTGTACTAGACGTCTGCAGCGACGAGTCTGTCAAACAGTGTATTAATGGCATCGAAGATAGACGCGTGGATATCCTCA TCAACAACGCAGGTGTCGGCCTGGTGGGTCCAGTGGAGAGCATCCCCATCGAAGATATGCAGAAAGTGTTTGAGACCAATTTCTTCGGGGTGGTACGCCTGATCAAAGAGGTGATGCCTGAcatgaagaaaaggaaagaaggacaCATAATCGTGGTCACCAGTGTGATGGGACTGCAAG GCGTGGTGTTCAATGACGTGTATACAGCTTCCAAGTTTGCGATAGAGGGCTTCTGTGAGAGTTTGGCTGTGCAGCTCTTGAGGTTTAATATCAG attGTCTATGATCGAGCCCGGCCCGGTGCACACAGAGTTTGAAGGAAAGATGATTCAGGAAGTGATGCAGAAAGAGTATCCCGGAACGGACCCTGATACTTTGTATCAGTTCAAAACCATCTATCTTCAGTCTGCTATTAACATCTTTGAGATAATGGGACAAACGCCTGATGTCATCGCCAGA TGTATTAAGAAAGTGATTGAAGCAAGCACCCCGCGTTTCCATAATCTGACCAACCCCTTGTACATGCCCATTATAGCGATGAAATACGCTGATGAAACTGGAACTCTGTCTGTCCAAGGCTTCTACCACATGTTCTATAGCCTGGGTCCTCTATTGAATGTCACCGCAGCTGTCATGAGGTTTTCCAGTTTTCTGAAGAGAAGGACAGTTTCACCAGACTAG